Proteins encoded together in one Drosophila albomicans strain 15112-1751.03 chromosome 2R, ASM965048v2, whole genome shotgun sequence window:
- the LOC117573378 gene encoding uncharacterized protein LOC117573378 isoform X24, giving the protein MAFSTQKEFFHVPFMNESIDFECTDVCVKLKSYPSTNDDRSWSADEEKKSRFVSDLVSCNTPIFWRRGPEGGEPYDRPGGGPGGRGAGGPGGRGGPDDGYYDGRTGKPGQDGGRGGGRGKQGGRGGDGQDRGGGRPGRGRGQGPADGYGGRGQDQYGRGGPDQGRGPGVDGRSGKGRGQGQGPGGYGGTGQDQGGRGPGQGEGSGGYGGSGQDQRGRAPGQGPGGYGGPGQDYGGRGPGQGQGPGGYGGSGQDQGGRGPGQGAGGPGQGPGGYGGPGQDQGGRGPGQGPASGYGSPGQDQGGRGQGQGPGGYGAPGQDQGGRGQGQGTGGPGQGPGGYGGRGQDQGGRGPGQGPASGYGSPGQDQGGRGQGQGPGGYGGPGQDQGGRGPGQGPASGYGSPGQDQGRRGQGQGPGGYGVSGQDQGGRGPGQGQGPGGYGGPGQDQGGRGPGQGIDGGRPDQGQGPGGYGVSGQDQGGRGPGQAQGPGGGPGQGQGPGSRGSYSGSGQDRDGRGPGQGQGPGGYGGPGQDQGGRGPGQGQGPGGYGGPGQDQGGRGPGQGQGPGGYGGPGQDQGGRGPGQGQGPGGYGGPGQDQGGRGPGQGQGPGGYGGPGQDQGGRGPGQGQGPGGYGGPGQDQGGRGPGQGRDGGRPDQGQGPGGYGVSGQDQGGRGPGQAQGPGGGPGQGQGPGSRGSYGGPGQDRDGRGPGQGQGPGGYGGPGQDQGGRGPGQGRDGGGPGQGQGPGGGPGQDQGGRGLGQVQGPGGGPGQGQGPGSRGSYGGPGHDGDKRGQGQGQGQGGYGGPGQDQGVRGPGQGQGPGGYGGPGQDQGGRGPGQGRDGGGPGQGQGPGGYGSPGQDRGGRGPAQGTDIGGSGQGQGTGPYGGVDQGGRGPGQGRDGVGQGQGPGGFRSPGQEQGGSRQGGPGQEQERRGSRIGADKGPGQADQGGRGSGQGRDGGPGVRPGQGGPGPVQGQRGSRAQDGQAPGRAQGPGAYGAQGLDQGGRGYDQGRDGGAPGHGHGPTGFSGGPGQGQDPGGYGAGQGGGPGGYGGGPGKQGGGPGGYGGGPGKQGGGPGGYGGGPGGPGDPRGSLGISDGNPLVGDALINAADETIDNMKDVMAKNNLLPKEIIDELDRSTPPRVENAEIKRIMNQRYDPDKSRELRDKIAELEGSGKISPNDANGLYNLQRSIDDMNTAHEILEVENANLRRLIEKQSRRVSMETIKVDPERSNDVNYLQNKIDGMSKELLVLRQFEEDVMASGGPGSPGGTGRQQPPDLDVETIQQMLSERGGLRNKINTLGYLDKVGPLKKKKGDANYAAGDLARNLEEQNQYIHDMECDIEEMQKYYETEVEQSKYNEELLKCTCNELQQQVIALQPAAQRCKCMQLEIDVLRNELRKRDLALNSYDCQYQQLMNVICELNQKYGNQRGDCPTFEVAECPNVGDDLAFYTGATLEHIRNELDKQVDCFKQMNQNKYSGGQDINNLQDCMDELERLRKLLGEKDGQLGVLIEDNECMCEAALESNKRLNQLDQKVRDLDRDTRYMEDGMRESIGLIQEIGDVARENERLKDRVNNMKTSELQDLTDDLKRQLEDCMKNKQMCEEINKNFKDALRELGADPDNIEKEAKEKIEQQWKAEEEAKRAAEAQAKADEEAKAERMREQARELAEQKAAEDTGKPGEEPSEERQAEGRDALTETPGAKPTGPEVEKITKAEPEQAEAVLREVPKATDRAPSQPGIKSAEAEKAAAKPSDKPVEKPADASADKVADKLVDKPADKSADRPADKPADKAADKPADKAADKPADKAADKPADKSADKQAEKAADKKDVDKPAEKAADKPKDAGKPEPTSAGAAAGQTPAAKAAEKAPAQPITSDPSAAKAGGEKPTAEAVGAKSGAPAADKSGAPAADKAGAATAGQPTEKAVTPPAAAAGAAKQETTGQPTKPAEKSPGQPVTAAGGTKPGEAASDAPPVSAAKKPAAAEQAKAVEKPGVQPTATAAVEKPAAAGQGAKAAEKTGGQPAQAAVAEKPAAAGQPAEKAATQPTGAAGGAKQGPTGAAAKPAEKTPGQPTTATGGPKPGATTGDKTSAPGEKARASGQPGAKPAGAAAGAAGERKGLAAKPGLQGPGKERHGDEGISGAAGGKAAKAPKGKGDDYGRRGKKGSKHMDDTTEEQFDEFVRNTVKTLSAGEIDGVGLERELRKILDMFIDECGFCFCKCNIPKSRFYAICHRLYHHGLHTLDFKDLAYMHKRIFAAAENILPGALFNIIMKDIIAGNSQSLAPLCAPKETPVAEQQCCSCKSSLCCDDTEEKLMIKVMRLENDIENAKMCLKNLKSIPSNISIEAFRMEGGDSPVKDRVLRSSRGGNSIIMYKHIKQARNVKKSVVANN; this is encoded by the exons ATGGCTTTCTCCACCCAAAAAGAGTTCTTTCATGTGCCATTTATGAATGAGTCTATCGACTTTGAATGCACAGACGTATGCGTGAAGTTAAAGAGTTATCCATCGACAAACGATGATCGATCCTGGTCGGCTGATGAAGAGAAGAAATCACGATTTGTCTCGGACTTAGTGTCCTGCAATACACCCATTTTTTGGCGCCGGGGCCCTGAAGGAGGAGAACCTTACGACAGACCTGGAGGCGGTCCAGGCGGCAGAGGCGCTGGTGGACCTGGAGGCAGAGGGGGACCTGACGATGGCTATTATGACGGTAGGACGGGTAAGCCTGGTCAGGATGGCGGTAGGGGTGGAGGAAGGGGAAAGCAAGGCGGTAGAGGCGGGGATGGCCAGGATAGAGGTGGGGGAAGGCCAGGTCGGGGTAGAGGTCAAGGCCCAGCTGATGGCTACGGAGGTCGAGGACAGGATCAATACGGACGCGGAGGACCTGATCAGGGCAGAGGCCCTGGTGTAGATGGGCGGTCAGGGAAAGGACGAGGGCAAGGACAAGGTCCGGGGGGCTATGGGGGAACTGGGCAAGATCAAGGCGGACGTGGACCTGGTCAAGGAGAGGGATCCGGGGGTTATGGAGGCTCCGGCCAGGATCAACGTGGTCGGGCACCAGGACAAGGTCCAGGTGGTTATGGAGGCCCTGGTCAGGATTATGGTGGACGCGGGCCAGGTCAGGGACAAGGACCCGGGGGCTATGGAGGCTCTGGCCAGGATCAGGGTGGACGGGGACCAGGACAGGGAGCAGGAGGTCCTGGCCAGGGACCAGGTGGGTATGGAGGGCCTGGCCAGGATCAGGGTGGACGTGGACCAGGTCAGGGTCCAGCTTCTGGTTATGGGAGTCCTGGTCAAGATCAGGGCGGGCGAGGTCAAGGCCAGGGACCAGGTGGTTATGGAGCTCCTGGCCAGGATCAGGGTGGACGGGGACAAGGACAGGGAACAGGAGGTCCTGGCCAGGGACCAGGTGGGTATGGAGGGCGTGGCCAGGATCAGGGTGGACGTGGACCAGGTCAGGGACCAGCTTCTGGTTATGGGAGTCCTGGTCAAGATCAGGGTGGGCGAGGTCAAGGCCAGGGACCAG GTGGGTATGGAGGGCCTGGCCAGGATCAGGGTGGACGTGGACCAGGTCAGGGACCAGCTTCTGGTTATGGGAGTCCTGGTCAAGATCAGGGTAGGCGAGGTCAAGGCCAGGGACCAGGTGGATATGGAGTCTCTGGCCAGGATCAAGGTGGACGAGGACCAGGTCAAGGACAGGGACCTGGTGGTTATGGTGGTCCTGGCCAAGATCAAGGTGGACGAGGACCAGGTCAGGGTATAGACGGTGGACGACCCGATCAGGGGCAGGGACCCGGTGGTTATGGAGTTTCGGGACAAGATCAGGGTGGACGTGGGCCGGGTCAAGCCCAGGGACCAGGAGGAGGTCCTGGTCAGGGACAAGGCCCTGGCAGTCGTGGTAGTTATAGTGGTTCAGGCCAAGATCGGGATGGGCGTGGACCAGGTCAAGGACAGGGACCTGGTGGTTATGGTGGTCCTGGCCAAGATCAAGGTGGACGAGGACCAGGTCAAGGACAGGGACCTGGCGGTTATGGTGGTCCTGGCCAAGATCAGGGTGGACGAGGACCAG GTCAAGGACAGGGACCTGGTGGTTATGGTGGTCCTGGCCAAGATCAAGGTGGACGAGGACCAG GTCAAGGACAGGGACCTGGTGGTTATGGTGGTCCTGGCCAAGATCAGGGTGGACGAGGACCAGGTCAAGGACAGGGACCTGGGGGTTATGGTGGTCCTGGCCAAGATCAAGGTGGACGAGGACCGGGTCAAGGACAGGGACCTGGTGGTTATGGTGGTCCTGGCCAAGATCAAGGTGGACGAGGACCAGGTCAGGGTAGAGACGGTGGACGACCCGATCAGGGGCAGGGGCCCGGTGGTTATGGAGTTTCTGGTCAGGATCAGGGTGGACGTGGGCCGGGACAAGCCCAGGGACCAGGAGGAGGTCCTGGTCAGGGACAAGGCCCTGGCAGTCGTGGTAGTTACGGCGGTCCAGGTCAGGATCGGGATGGGCGTGGACCAGGTCAAGGACAGGGACCTGGTGGTTATGGTGGTCCTGGCCAAGATCAAGGTGGACGAGGACCAGGTCAGGGTAGAGACGGTGGAGGACCCGGTCAGGGACAGGGGCCTGGGGGAGGACCGGGTCAGGATCAGGGTGGGCGGGGACTGGGTCAAGTCCAGGGACCAGGTGGAGGTCCTGGACAGGGACAAGGACCTGGAAGTCGTGGTAGCTATGGTGGGCCAGGCCATGATGGAGATAAGCGAGGCCAAGGTCAGGGTCAGGGCCAAGGTGGCTATGGAGGTCCCGGACAGGATCAAGGTGTACGAGGACCAGGTCAAGGACAGGGACCTGGTGGTTATGGTGGTCCTGGCCAAGATCAGGGTGGACGAGGACCAGGTCAGGGTAGAGATGGTGGGGGCCCCGGACAGGGACAAGGGCCAGGCGGCTATGGAAGTCCAGGTCAGGATCGCGGCGGGCGTGGTCCAGCTCAAGGAACAGACATTGGAGGATCGGGTCAGGGGCAAGGAACAGGGCCATACGGTGGGGTAGACCAGGGTGGACGTGGGCCGGGACAAGGGCGAGATGGAGTAGGTCAAGGCCAGGGTCCAGGGGGCTTTAGAAGTCCCGGCCAAGAGCAGGGTGGAAGTAGACAAGGCGGTCCAGGACAAGAACAGGAGCGACGTGGGTCACGTATTGGAGCTGATAAGGGACCAGGACAGGCAGATCAGGGCGGCCGTGGGTCAGGTCAAGGACGAGACGGTGGACCAGGTGTAAGACCGGGCCAAGGTGGTCCCGGTCCAGTGCAGGGGCAACGTGGATCTCGTGCACAAGACGGACAAGCACCAGGTCGGGCACAGGGCCCGGGTGCTTACGGAGCACAGGGTTTGGACCAAGGCGGACGAGGTTACGACCAAGGCCGAGATGGTGGAGCTCCAGGGCATGGTCATGGACCGACTGGATTTTCTGGAGGTCCAGGTCAAGGACAAGATCCAGGGGGTTATGGAGCCGGCCAGGGAGGAGGACCTGGAGGATATGGTGGTGGCCCAGGAAAACAAGGTGGTGGTCCAGGAGGTTATGGTGGTGGCCCAGGAAAGCAAGGGGGTGGTCCTGGAGGTTATGGTGGTGGCCCGGGTGGCCCTGGTGATCCTCGAGGAAGTCTTGGCATCTCTGATGGAAATCCGTTGGTCGGTGATGCTTTAATCAATGCTGCTGACGAAACAATTGACAATATGAAGGACGTAATGgctaaaaacaatttactaCCAAAAGAAATTATCGATGAACTGGATAGATCAACACCACCCAGGGTAGAAAATGCCGAGATAAAGCGAATTATGAATCAACGTTACGATCCGGACAAAAGCAGGGAACTTAGAGATAAGATCGCCGAACTTGAAGGCTCTGGGAAGATCAGTCCCAATGATGCAAATGGACTTTACAATCTGCAGAGATCTATTGATGATATGAACACAGCTCATGAAATTCTAGAAGTGGAAAATGCAAATCTGCGACGTCTCATTGAGAAGCAGTCCAGGCGCGTATCAATGGAGACCATTAAAGTCGATCCTGAGAGAAGCAATGACGTTAACtacttgcaaaataaaatcgatGGCATGAGTAAAGAACTTTTGGTGCTGCGACAATTTGAAGAAGATGTTATGGCATCTGGCGGGCCTGGTAGTCCTGGCGGCACTGGCAGGCAACAACCACCTGATTTGGACGTCGAAACTATTCAACAAATGTTATCGGAGCGAGGCGGATTACGCAACAAGATTAACACGCTAGGTTATCTTGATAAGGTTGGTCcattgaagaagaaaaaggGTGATGCCAATTATGCCGCTGGAGACCTAGCACGAAATCTTGAAGaacaaaatcaatatattCATGATATGGAATGCGACATTGaagaaatgcaaaagtattACGAAACCGAAGTGGAACAGTCCAAATATAATGAGGAATTGCTTAAG TGCACCTGTAATGAGCTACAACAGCAAGTGATTGCTCTCCAACCTGCGGCTCAGCGTTGTAAGTGCATGCAATTAGAGATCGACGTGCTCCGCAATGAACTCCGTAAACGAGATCTTGCTTTGAATTCTTACGATTGCCAGTACCAACAGTTAATg AACGTCATCTGTGAGTTAAACCAAAAGTATGGAAATCAGCGAGGCGATTGTCCAACATTTGAAGTAGCTGAGTGTCCTAATGTGGGTGATGATCTAGCTTTCTATACAGGCGCCACGTTGGAGCACATTCGGAATGAATTGGATAAACAGGTCGACTGCTTCAAGCAAATGAATCAGAATAAATATTCGGGTGGCCAAGATATCAACAATTTACAAGACTGCATGGACGAATTAGAACGCCTTAGGAAGTTATTGGGAGAAAAGGATGGCCAGTTGGGTGTATTAATTGAGGACAACGAGTGCATGTGCGAGGCTGCACTCGAGAGTAATAAGCGTCTGAACCAATTGGATCAAAAGGTTCGTGATTTGGATAGGGACACACGGTATATGGAAGATGGGATGCGCGAGAGCATAGGTCTAATACAGGAAATTGGAGATGTTGCTAGAGAGAATGAAAGGCTTAAGGATAGAGTTAACAATATGAAAACTTCAGAGCTTCAAGATTTAACTGACGATCTGAAGAGGCAATTGGAAGACTGCATGAAGAACAAGCAGATGTGTGAAGAAATTAACAAGAATTTTAAGGACGCATTAAGGGAACTCGGTGCTGATCCcgataatattgaaaaagaaGCTAAAGAAAAAATAGAGCAGCAATGGAAGgccgaagaagaagcaaagcGAGCGGCTGAAGCTCAAGCTAAGGCAGATGAAGAGGCCAAGGCTGAAAGAATGCGCGAACAAGCAAGAGAGCTAGCTGAACAAAAAGCAGCTGAAGATACAGGTAAACCAGGGGAAGAACCAAGTGAAGAACGTCAAGCAGAAGGTCGAGATGCATTAACGGAGACACCCGGTGCTAAGCCGACTGGGCCAGAAGTTGAAAAGATTACAAAAGCTGAACCCGAACAAGCAGAAGCTGTGCTAAGAGAAGTACCTAAGGCTACAGATCGTGCACCAAGTCAACCAGGAATCAAATCAGCTGAAGCTGAGAAAGCCGCAGCAAAGCCCAGCGATAAACCCGTAGAAAAACCAGCTGATGCGTCAGCTGACAAGGTAGCCGATAAACTAGTTGACAAACCAGCTGATAAGTCAGCTGATAGGCCAGCTGATAAACCAGCTGACAAGGCAGCTGATAAACCAGCTGACAAGGCAGCTGATAAGCCAGCTGACAAGGCAGCTGATAAGCCAGCTGACAAATCAGCTGACAAACAAGCTGAGAAAGCAGCTGACAAAAAGGATGTTGACAAACCAGCTGAGAAAGCAGCTGATAAACCAAAGGATGCAGGAAAACCTGAACCGACGTCAGCCGGAGCAGCAGCGGGACAAACACCTGCTGCTAAGGCTGCTGAAAAAGCACCTGCACAACCGATAACTTCTGACCCATCGGCTGCTAAAGCTGGTGGTGAGAAACCAACTGCCGAAGCTGTGGGAGCTAAATCGGGAGCGCCTGCTGCGGATAAGTCCGGAGCACCGGCAGCTGATAAAGCAGGGGCAGCGACAGCGGGTCAACCTACTGAGAAAGCAGTCACAcctcctgctgctgcagccggAGCTGCGAAGCAGGAAACAACTGGACAACCTACTAAGCCAGCAGAAAAATCACCTGGACAGCCGGTTACAGCTGCTGGTGGGACCAAGCCGGGAGAAGCAGCATCTGATGCACCACCAGTATCCGCGGCGAAAAAACCTGCAGCAGCTGAACAAGCTAAGGCAGTTGAAAAACCAGGTGTCCAGCCTACCGCGACAGCAGCCGTTGAAAAGCCCGCAGCAGCAGGTCAAGGTGCCAAGGCGGCTGAAAAAACTGGAGGACAGCCTGCCCAGGCAGCAGTCGCTGAGAAGCCTGCAGCTGCGGGACAACCTGCTGAGAAAGCAGCAACTCAACCTACTGGAGCAGCCGGTGGTGCTAAACAGGGACCAACTGGTGCGGCTGCTAAGCCAGCAGAAAAAACTCCTGGGCAACCAACTACAGCTACAGGAGGGCCTAAACCGGGTGCAACAACAGGCGATAAAACTTCAGCACCAGGAGAAAAGGCCAGAGCGTCCGGACAGCCGGGCGCCAAgccagctggagcagcagctggtgcTGCAGGGGAAAGAAAAGGCTTGGCGGCAAAGCCAGGCTTACAAGGCCCTGGAAAGGAGAGACATGGGGATGAGGGAATTAGCGGAGCTGCTGGAGGCAAAGCTGCGAAAGCTCCCAAAGGTAAAGGTGATGATTACGGGCGTCGCGGAAAGAAGGGTTCCAAGCATATGGACGATACCACCGAGGAGCAGTTCGATGAGTTTGTAAGAAATACCGTGAAAACTCTATCGGCTGGCGAAATCGATGGTGTTGGCTTGGAAAGAGAATTGCGAAAAATACTGGACATGTTTATCGACGAGTGTGGTTTCTGCTTTTGCAAATGTAACATTCCCAAAAGCCGATTCTATGCCATTTGTCATCGACTATATCACCATGGTCTACACACTTTGGACTTTAAGGATCTGGCCTACATGCATAAGCGAATTTTTGCCGCAGCAGAGAACATACTTCCTGGCGCTCTCTTTAATATCATAATGAAAGACATTATCGCCGGCAATTCACAGAGCCTGGCTCCGCTGTGCGCTCCTAAAGAAACTCCTGTGGCGGAACAACAATGCTGCTCATGCAAAAGTTCTCTTTGTTGCGATGATACTGAAGAAAAACTCATGATTAAAG TAATGCGACTTGAGAATGATATTGAGAATGCCAAAATGTgcttaaagaatttaaaaagcaTACCATCGAATATTTCCATTGAAGCATTTCGTATGGAAGGGGGCGATAGTCCAGTAAA